From a single Collibacillus ludicampi genomic region:
- a CDS encoding DUF3465 domain-containing protein: protein MKKVLDKIFMLLTLFVVLLTVAACSKDTPDSKENPVSKEYPVTVEATVVKVLPDDEKGAKHQRFLIHIDKVLENPKSVPVDTKGNVLVALRYGDKDGIPERLHLEHAIGKHMELKGMYVPNDGDKDPVLHFTHHPVGYVKFDNHVYR, encoded by the coding sequence ATGAAGAAGGTTTTAGATAAAATATTCATGTTGTTGACTCTGTTCGTTGTTCTGCTTACAGTCGCCGCTTGTTCAAAAGATACGCCCGATTCGAAGGAAAATCCTGTATCAAAAGAATATCCTGTTACAGTGGAAGCAACGGTTGTAAAAGTGCTTCCTGATGATGAAAAAGGGGCGAAACATCAGCGATTCCTCATCCATATCGATAAAGTGCTGGAAAATCCCAAAAGCGTTCCTGTAGATACGAAGGGGAACGTATTGGTTGCCTTACGCTACGGGGACAAAGATGGAATTCCGGAGCGTTTACACTTGGAACATGCGATTGGAAAGCATATGGAATTAAAAGGTATGTATGTTCCGAATGACGGAGACAAAGATCCTGTCCTGCATTTCACTCACCATCCGGTTGGCTACGTGAAATTTGATAACCATGTTTATCGGTAA
- the crcB gene encoding fluoride efflux transporter CrcB, giving the protein MWDGLLVGVGGFFGAIARYCSSQWIAGRVSSRFPYGTLFVNLLGSFLLGFIIGGKWGTSIYLLFGTGFMGAFTTFSTFKVDSLQLAKQKEWRVLGLYLGISYLFGILFAFLGYTIGAWING; this is encoded by the coding sequence ATGTGGGATGGTTTATTGGTCGGCGTTGGAGGTTTTTTTGGGGCGATTGCTCGCTATTGTTCGAGTCAGTGGATTGCGGGGCGCGTTTCATCGAGGTTTCCGTACGGAACTTTATTTGTAAATCTTTTGGGGTCATTTTTATTAGGCTTCATTATTGGGGGAAAATGGGGAACCTCGATCTATTTACTATTCGGTACCGGTTTCATGGGAGCTTTTACAACGTTCTCAACGTTCAAAGTGGATAGTCTCCAGTTGGCAAAACAAAAAGAATGGAGAGTTCTTGGCCTCTATTTAGGCATAAGTTATCTGTTCGGTATACTCTTTGCTTTCTTAGGTTACACGATTGGTGCGTGGATAAACGGATAA
- the crcB gene encoding fluoride efflux transporter CrcB translates to MIYFIVGIAGVLGALFRYDLGLLIHSWWSLSFPLETLLINYLGCIILGWFTPWAASHKNFPSWIRVGFGTGFIGSFTTFSTFSAETLALIQKGLWGIAILYVLLSLWGGLLMAWCGYRLFKLRGITREE, encoded by the coding sequence ATGATTTATTTCATTGTCGGAATCGCTGGAGTACTGGGTGCCTTATTCCGTTATGATTTGGGGTTACTTATTCATTCATGGTGGTCCCTCTCATTTCCTTTGGAAACTCTGTTGATCAATTATCTGGGATGTATCATTCTCGGATGGTTCACTCCCTGGGCAGCAAGCCATAAAAACTTTCCATCGTGGATACGCGTAGGTTTTGGTACGGGGTTTATCGGGTCTTTTACTACATTTTCCACTTTTAGTGCGGAGACTTTGGCTCTCATTCAGAAGGGATTATGGGGTATCGCTATTCTTTACGTTCTCCTAAGTCTATGGGGGGGATTACTGATGGCATGGTGCGGTTACCGCCTTTTTAAATTAAGAGGGATAACGAGAGAGGAGTGA
- a CDS encoding polysaccharide deacetylase family protein, translating to MKKRTRYMKVIFFCCIALLLTPAIVHAGKKGRIYLGSHEQILREIPTTEKLVALSFDDGPNPRYTPQVLDLLKQYNAKATFFVIGSRVEKFRDLVQREAMEGHEVANHSYRHTFKKLSEKEFKEDLTKAQKAIYYATGHFSHLYRPPGGYYDEMTIHLAKSEGYIIVLWSKDTRDWSKPGVDKIVHQVLDHLHNGDIILFHDHGRDRGQTIQALAKILPEIQAKGYQCVTISELLKTKASP from the coding sequence ATGAAGAAACGCACACGATACATGAAAGTAATCTTTTTTTGTTGTATAGCTTTACTACTGACTCCTGCCATCGTTCATGCTGGTAAAAAGGGACGTATTTATTTGGGGTCTCACGAACAAATCCTTAGGGAAATTCCAACAACAGAAAAATTGGTTGCTCTTTCCTTTGATGACGGACCGAATCCGAGATACACACCTCAAGTATTAGACCTATTGAAACAATATAACGCCAAAGCAACATTTTTTGTGATCGGCTCACGGGTCGAAAAATTTAGGGATTTGGTGCAAAGAGAAGCCATGGAAGGGCATGAAGTTGCTAATCATTCCTATCGTCATACTTTTAAAAAGTTATCTGAAAAAGAATTTAAAGAAGACTTAACGAAAGCACAAAAAGCAATTTATTATGCAACAGGACATTTTTCACACCTCTATCGCCCTCCAGGGGGATATTATGATGAAATGACGATTCATCTTGCCAAAAGCGAGGGGTATATCATCGTCCTTTGGTCGAAGGACACCAGAGATTGGAGTAAGCCTGGCGTGGATAAAATTGTCCATCAGGTGCTCGATCATTTGCATAACGGTGACATCATCCTCTTTCATGACCACGGGCGTGATCGCGGACAAACGATTCAGGCATTAGCAAAAATACTCCCGGAGATTCAAGCAAAAGGATATCAATGCGTTACGATCTCAGAGTTGTTAAAAACAAAAGCGAGTCCGTAG
- a CDS encoding fatty acid desaturase, whose translation MKESWRKIIAPYERPNVKRSVWQIINTCVPFFLFWYAAYLSLSVSYWLTLVLTGLAAGLLVRIFIIFHDCCHGSFFSSRTANEVLGTIAGILTCCPFYQWRHTHSVHHATSGNLDRRGIGDIWTLTVEEYLALPPLKRLAYRMYRNPLIMFGLGPSYVFLIKYRFNRKGAKMKERLNTYLINLGIAVVTGLLCWTIGWKTFLLVQGPVFLISSLFGVWLFYVQHQFEGTYFEKGDKWDHMNAALRGSSFYKLPKVLHWFTGNIGFHHIHHLSPRVPNYYLDRAHEENTMFQNVTPVTLLSSLRSLNFRIWDENRRKLMGFGYIKRFLIARKAKE comes from the coding sequence ATGAAGGAAAGCTGGAGGAAGATAATTGCACCTTACGAGAGACCGAACGTGAAGCGGAGCGTTTGGCAAATTATTAACACCTGTGTACCCTTCTTTCTGTTCTGGTACGCTGCGTATTTGAGCCTTTCGGTGTCCTATTGGCTCACTTTGGTGCTGACTGGTCTAGCAGCTGGCTTGTTGGTCCGGATCTTCATCATCTTTCATGACTGCTGTCATGGTTCCTTCTTTTCCAGTCGGACCGCAAACGAGGTGTTAGGAACGATTGCCGGTATTTTGACCTGCTGCCCATTCTATCAGTGGCGGCACACTCATTCGGTCCATCACGCTACCAGTGGTAACCTGGATCGGCGCGGCATAGGGGACATTTGGACGTTGACAGTGGAAGAATATCTGGCGTTACCGCCACTGAAGCGACTGGCTTATCGCATGTACAGGAACCCGCTGATTATGTTCGGACTCGGTCCTTCCTACGTTTTCCTCATTAAATACCGATTTAACCGGAAGGGGGCCAAGATGAAGGAACGGCTTAATACCTACTTGATCAACCTCGGAATAGCAGTCGTTACCGGGCTGCTTTGTTGGACAATCGGCTGGAAAACGTTCTTATTGGTCCAGGGACCTGTCTTTCTAATTTCGAGTTTGTTCGGCGTCTGGCTCTTCTACGTTCAGCATCAGTTTGAGGGGACCTACTTCGAAAAAGGAGATAAATGGGATCATATGAATGCGGCTCTACGCGGGAGCTCATTCTATAAGCTGCCAAAGGTTCTGCATTGGTTCACGGGAAACATTGGCTTCCACCATATTCATCACCTGAGTCCTCGGGTGCCAAACTACTATCTGGACCGTGCTCATGAAGAGAATACGATGTTTCAGAATGTGACGCCTGTTACCCTTTTGTCCAGCCTGAGATCGCTTAACTTCCGCATATGGGACGAAAATCGCAGAAAGTTGATGGGGTTCGGGTACATCAAGCGTTTCTTAATTGCCCGGAAAGCGAAAGAGTGA